In Bos taurus isolate L1 Dominette 01449 registration number 42190680 breed Hereford chromosome 11, ARS-UCD2.0, whole genome shotgun sequence, one DNA window encodes the following:
- the SLC20A1 gene encoding sodium-dependent phosphate transporter 1 isoform X1, with protein MATTVTPLITTAIAATAASGPLVDYLWMLILGFIIAFVLAFSVGANDVANSFGTAVGSGVVTLKQACILASIFETVGSVLLGAKVSETIRKGLIDVEMYNSTQKLLMAGSVSAMFGSAVWQLVASFLKLPISGTHCIVGATIGFSLVAKGQEGVKWSELIKIVLSWFVSPLLSGIMSGILFFLVRAFILRKADPVPNGLRALPVFYACTVGINLFSIMYTGAPLLGFDKLPLWGTILISVGCAVFCALIVWFFVCPRMKRKIEREIKSSPSESPLMEKKNSLKEDHEETKLSLSDIETRNPVSEVGSATVPHRAVVEERTVSFKLGDLEEAPERERLPSIDLKEETSIDGSVNGAVQLPNGNLVQFSQAVSNQINSSGHYQYHTVHKDSGLYKELLHKLHLAKVGDCMGDSGDKPLRRNNSYTSYTMAICGMPLDSFRAKEGEQKGEEMEKLTWPNADSKKRIRMDSYTSYCNAVSDIHSASEVDVSVKAEMGLGDRKGSTSSLEEWCDQDKPEVSLLFQFLQILTACFGSFAHGGNDVSNAIGPLVALYLVYDTGDVSSKVATPIWLLLYGGVGICIGLWVWGRRVIQTMGKDLTPITPSSGFSIELASALTVVIASNIGLPISTTHCKVGSVVSVGWLRSKKAVDWRLFRNIFMAWFVTVPISGVISAAIMAVFKYIIL; from the exons ATGGCAACGACCGTGACACCGCTCATTACCACTGCTATTGCTGCTACTGCCGCTTCTGGTCCGTTGGTGGATTACCTATGGATGCTCATCCTGGGTTTTATTATTGCATTCGTCCTGGCATTCTCCGTGGGAGCCAATGATGTAGCAAATTCGTTTGGTACAGCCGTGGGATCAGGTGTAGTGACCCTCAAGCAAGCCTGCATCTTAGCTAGTATCTTTGAGACGGTGGGCTCTGTCCTCCTGGGGGCCAAAGTGAGCGAGACGATCAGGAAGGGCTTAATTGACGTGGAGATGTACAACTCGACCCAAAAGCTGTTGATGGCCGGCTCCGTCAGTGCGATGTTTG GTTCTGCGGTGTGGCAACTAGTGGCTTCGTTCTTGAAGCTGCCCATTTCTGGAACCCATTGTATCGTCGGTGCAACCATTGGTTTCTCCTTGGTGGCAAAGGGGCAGGAAGGTGTCAAGTGGTCTGAACTGATAAAAATTG TGTTGTCTTGGTTCGTCTCTCCTCTGCTTTCTGGTATTATGTCTGGGATTTTATTCTTCCTGGTTCGTGCATTCATCCTCCGTAAG GCGGATCCAGTTCCTAATGGGTTGCGAGCTTTGCCAGTGTTCTATGCTTGCACGGTTGGAATCAACCTCTTTTCCATCATGTACACTGGAGCGCCAT TGCTGGGCTTTGACAAACTTCCTCTGTGGGGTACCATCCTCATCTCGGTGGGCTGTGCAGTTTTCTGTGCCCTTATCGTCTGGTTCTTTGTATGTCCCAGGATGAAGAGAAAAATCGAAC GAGAAATCAAGTCTAGTCCTTCTGAAAGCCccttaatggaaaaaaagaatagcTTGAAAGAAGACCATGAAGAAACAAAGTTGTCACTCAGTGATATCGAAACAAGGAATCCTGTTTCAGAGGTGGGCTCGGCCACCGTGCCCCACAGGGCTGTGGTGGAGGAGAGAACAGTCTCATTCAAACTTGGAGACCTGGAAGAAGCTCCTGAGCGAGAGAGGCTTCCCAGCATAGACCTGAAAGAGGAGACCAGCATCGACGGCTCTGTGAACG GTGCTGTGCAGTTGCCAAATGGGaaccttgttcagttcagtcaagcTGTCAGTAACCAGATTAACTCCAGCGGCCATTACCAGTATCACACCGTGCACAAAGACTCTGGCTTGTACAAAGAGCTCCTCCATAAGTTACATCTTGCCAAGGTGGGAGACTGCATGGGAGATTCTGGTGACAAACCCTTGAGGCGCAATAATAGTTACACTTCCTACACCATGGCAATCTGCGGCATGCCTCTGGATTCCTTCCGCGCCAAAGAAGGCGAACAGAAGGGTgaagagatggagaagctgaCGTGGCCTAACGCAGACAGCAAGAAGCGAATTCGAATGGACAGCTACACCAGTTACTGCAATGCTGTGTCTGACATTCACTCGGCGTCGGAGGTGGACGTGAGTGTCAAGGCAGAGATGGGTCTGGGCGACAGGAAAGGGAGCACTAGCTCCCTGGAAGAATGGTGCGACCAGGACAAGCCAGAAGTGTCTCTCCTCTTCCAGTTCCTGCAGATCCTCACGGCCTGCTTTGGGTCCTTTGCCCATGGTGGCAATGACGTCAG CAATGCCATTGGTCCTCTGGTTGCTTTGTATCTGGTTTATGACACCGGTGATGTTTCCTCAAAAGTAGCAACACCAATATGGCTTCTGCTGTATGGTGGTGTTGGTATCTGTATTGGTCTCTGGGTGTGGGGAAGGAGAGTCATCCAGACCATGGGGAAGGATCTGACACCCATCACGCCCTCTAG CGGCTTCAGTATTGAGCTGGCATCTGCCCTCACTGTAGTAATTGCGTCGAATATTGGTCTTCCCATCAGCACCACACATTGTAAA GTGGGCTCTGTTGTATCCGTTGGCTGGCTCCGATCCAAAAAGGCTGTTGATTGGCGACTCTTCCGCAACATTTTTATGGCCTGGTTCGTCACAGTCCCCATTTCAGGTGTTATCAGTGCTGCCATCATGGCAGTCTTCAAATACATCATCCTCTGA